The DNA window TCGCCTTGCTCCATGCGGCCGGCGGGCAGCTCGATGTTCTGCGCGGAGAGCGCCATCGTCACGGCGCCCGCGCTCAGGTTGAACTTCTGGAGCTTGTCCGGATCGATCCAGATGTTGATCTGCCGCAGGCGCCCGCCGATCAGCATCACCTGACCGACGCCGCTCGACGACTCCAGTTCACGACGGACCACCTTGTCCGCGAACTCGGTGACCGCGCGGACGTCGCCCTTGCTCGACGAGATCGCCAGCGTGAGCACGGGCGCCGCGTCCGGGTCCATCTTCATGACCACCGGCGGGTCGATGCCCTTCGGCAGATCGCCGAGCGCGAGATCGATCTTCTCGCGGACCTCCTGGGCGGCGACGTCAGGATCCTTTTCCAGCGCGAACTGGACGATGACCTGGCTCAACCCCTCGACCGAGTACGACCTCAGCTCGTCGATGCCGCTGATGGTGTTGACCGCCGACTCGATCTTGTCGGAGATCTCGAGTTCCACCTCCTGCGGCGCCGATCCCGGCAGCGTGGTGTTCACGATGACGAACGGGAAGTCGACCTTCGGGAAGCGATCCACGCCCAGCCCGAAGTAGGAGAAGGTGCCGAGGACCGTCAGGACCAGCACGATCACCGTCGCGAAGACGGGCCTACGGATACAGACTGCTGCGAGCCACTGCATGGTACTTCCTCAGGGTGCCTTCTCAGGGGCTGGCGCCTCGGGCGCACCGCCCGCGGCCGCCACCTCTGCGCCGTCCGAGAGCTCATTCAACTTGTCGACGGCGACCTCTTCGCCCTCGCGCAGCGGACCGATCACTTCCACCAGACCGTCCAGGCGGCGGCCGACTTTCACCAGCCGCTCGGTCACGCGATCGCCAGCGCGCACGAACACCCGTGAGCTGGACCCGGAGCTGCCGATGGCCCCCTCCGGGACGAGCACGGCGGGGCTCGGATTGCCACCGAGCGTGATGCGTCCCTGAGCGAAGAAGCCAGCCCGCAGTTTGCCGTCGCTGTTGTCGAACTCGGCTTCCACGGGCAGCGTCCTCGAGGCCGCCTTGAGGCTCGCGCCGATTCGCTTGATCGCGCCCTGGAAGGCCTGGCCCGGGTAGGCGGCCACCGTGACCTCCACCGGCTTGCCCATCTCGATCGACGAGACGCCCGTCTCGGGAACGTCGATCTGGAGCCGCAGCGGGTTGTCTTTCACGACGATCATGACCGTCCGACCCACGCCCGCGAACTCACCGACGCTCACCTGTCGCTCGGACACGGCGCCGTCGAAGGGCGCGCGCACGGTCGTGTCGCTCAGTGCCTTCGAGGCCAGCCCAGCCTGGGCCTGCGCCGACGACAGCGACGCGGTGGTCGCGTGGACCCCGGCGACCGCCGCGTCGTACTGCGCCGCCGCCGATTCCGCGCGCGTCCTCGCCTCGTCCCAGCTCGACTGCGAGAGCGCGCCTTGCTCGAACAGCTTCTTCACGCGCTCCGCCTCGGCCTTCGCGAGGTCCGCGTTCTCCTTCGCCGCCCTGACCTCGGGAACCTGGCTCAGATCCACGCCGCCCTTGTCCGCGAACACGAGACGCGCGCGTGCCTGGCTCACGGCCGCCTGCGCGGCCTGTGCCTGGAACTGTGCGTTCTTCGGATCCAGGATGACCAGCGGGTCACCCTTCTTCACCCGCGTGCCCACGTCCGCGATCACCTGCACGATGATGCCGCTGGTCTGCGCCGCGACGGCGCTCGTCTCGTCCGCTGCCAGCGTCCCGCTGATGTCCAGCGTCTGCGGCAGGGGCCGGACCACCACGCCAGCGAAATGGACCGACGGCTTTACCTTCACGGGCGTCGTCGCGTCGGGCTTCGCGGTGCTGCTCTCACCGCCCTTGCAGCCCGTTCCGAGCGTCGCTGCTGCGACCATCGCCAGCACGAAGGTGAGCCCGGTGCGACGGGCGCCCGGGCGGAAGTTGCGACCGGTGGCCTCGCAGATGACCTTGCGGGGCCCCGAGGTGCGGGGGAGAGGTCCGATGGATTCTCGTCTCATGGGATGGGTCCAGCTCGCCCACCGTCGGGCGGGACCGCCTCGGCCGAAGACCTCTGGCAGCGACGGCAGCTACCGAGAGGAGGTGACCAGGCGGTCATCGGGGGGTGGAACGAGCCACTGAGGGCCTGTGGGGAACTCGCAGAGGAGTGGGCGGATAATAATGACTGAGGGGTCAGCTTCGCAAGGTCGCGGGTCACGATTGAGCAGCCGCGCCAGGGAGCGCCGTGTCCTGGAAGCCGGTGACCGTCTGCCGGCGCCCGGGTTCGGTAACCCGAGACCCCGCCGACGTCACGCCGATTCTCTACCCCCTGGAACCAGCATCTCCCGCAGCGCTTCGCCGGAAACCTCAGCAAGAAACGGTGCATGCCGACATACCGAGCCGACCCAGGCGTCGTCCTCGGGCGAGCCACCTCCACGGCTGGCGAACTCGGCCAGGCGTCGAGAACGGATGACGTGCGTCCGGACGCGCGCTTCTGCGTATGACGTCATCTCTCCACGATCGATCATGAACGCCCAGTCACTCGCCTGTAGAAGGAGCAACTCGCGCACGGCCTGATCCACGGCAGCCCCCCGAACCCCCTCTTCTCCGAGGGCGCGTACCCGTTGAACGGCAGCGCGGACAGGACCTTCGGCGTGGTGCACGTG is part of the Chondromyces crocatus genome and encodes:
- a CDS encoding efflux RND transporter periplasmic adaptor subunit translates to MRRESIGPLPRTSGPRKVICEATGRNFRPGARRTGLTFVLAMVAAATLGTGCKGGESSTAKPDATTPVKVKPSVHFAGVVVRPLPQTLDISGTLAADETSAVAAQTSGIIVQVIADVGTRVKKGDPLVILDPKNAQFQAQAAQAAVSQARARLVFADKGGVDLSQVPEVRAAKENADLAKAEAERVKKLFEQGALSQSSWDEARTRAESAAAQYDAAVAGVHATTASLSSAQAQAGLASKALSDTTVRAPFDGAVSERQVSVGEFAGVGRTVMIVVKDNPLRLQIDVPETGVSSIEMGKPVEVTVAAYPGQAFQGAIKRIGASLKAASRTLPVEAEFDNSDGKLRAGFFAQGRITLGGNPSPAVLVPEGAIGSSGSSSRVFVRAGDRVTERLVKVGRRLDGLVEVIGPLREGEEVAVDKLNELSDGAEVAAAGGAPEAPAPEKAP